One window from the genome of Flavobacterium agricola encodes:
- the fabG gene encoding 3-oxoacyl-[acyl-carrier-protein] reductase yields the protein MKLLEGKTAIITGATRGIGRGVAEVFAKQGANVAFTYSSSEEAAKTLENELSALGIKAKGYKSNAADFNQSQELVDAVLAEFGTIDILINNAGVTKDNLLMRMSEEDFDSVIDVNLKSVFNMTKAVQKTMLKNRKGSIINMSSVVGVKGNAGQTNYAASKAGVIGFSKSIALELGSRNIRCNVIAPGFIETEMTAKLAPEVVKGWADAIPLKRGGSAEDVANVCVFLASDMSAYVTGQVINVDGGMLT from the coding sequence ATGAAATTGTTAGAAGGAAAAACAGCAATTATTACTGGTGCTACGCGTGGTATTGGTAGAGGAGTTGCTGAAGTTTTCGCAAAACAAGGTGCGAATGTGGCTTTTACATACAGCTCGTCTGAAGAAGCTGCCAAAACATTAGAAAATGAATTATCAGCTTTAGGTATTAAAGCAAAAGGATATAAATCTAACGCTGCAGATTTTAATCAATCTCAAGAATTGGTTGATGCAGTTTTAGCAGAATTTGGTACTATTGATATTTTAATCAACAACGCAGGTGTTACTAAAGATAACTTATTAATGCGTATGTCTGAAGAAGATTTTGATTCGGTTATTGATGTAAACTTAAAATCTGTTTTCAACATGACCAAAGCCGTACAAAAAACAATGCTTAAAAACCGCAAAGGTTCAATTATAAACATGAGCTCGGTAGTTGGGGTTAAAGGTAATGCCGGACAAACAAACTACGCAGCATCAAAAGCTGGAGTTATTGGTTTTTCTAAATCAATCGCGTTAGAATTGGGTTCTCGTAATATTCGTTGTAACGTAATTGCTCCAGGTTTTATTGAAACCGAAATGACAGCTAAATTAGCGCCAGAAGTAGTAAAAGGTTGGGCAGATGCAATTCCTTTAAAACGTGGCGGATCTGCAGAAGATGTTGCTAACGTTTGCGTTTTCTTAGCATCAGATATGTCAGCTTATGTAACCGGTCAGGTTATTAATGTTGATGGCGGTATGTTAACATAA
- a CDS encoding Na+/H+ antiporter NhaC family protein: MNSELQNNKKASFISLIPFAFFIFSFLAFGIITESFYTIPSPIAVIIGIASAVLLYKGAINDKMETFIKGCGDSKIITMCIIYLLAGAFAVVTKYIGGVDAIVNLGLNYFDLRFLPLGVFLVASFLSTASGTSVGSIVALGPIVMGFHEVTPELLPLLAGALLGGSMLGDNLSMISDTTIAATQSLDCDLKDKFKVNLYIALPAAVVTVIILLFIGFTAPNITAELPVVAVNYWTIIPYLLVIVLAILGLNVFVTLFIGILFSGLIGFSFGSLNWITYCTEIYNGFLSMIDIFLLSLLTGGLAAMVEKQGGIAFLVSKIKKLIKTPKSAQVGIGVITSCINSAIANNTVSIVVAGPIVKDISDEYQIDNRKSATIMDIFSCIIQGLLPYGAQVLLLLSYEGTQLSYGQLFISSFYLYILLIFTLIAIYFKPVDRYLSKMR; encoded by the coding sequence ATGAATTCAGAATTACAAAACAACAAAAAAGCATCTTTCATTAGTTTAATTCCTTTTGCTTTTTTTATTTTTTCCTTTTTAGCTTTTGGTATAATAACCGAAAGTTTTTATACCATTCCATCACCAATAGCAGTAATAATAGGTATTGCATCCGCCGTGCTATTATATAAAGGCGCAATTAACGATAAAATGGAAACCTTTATAAAGGGTTGTGGCGATAGCAAAATTATAACCATGTGTATTATTTATTTATTAGCAGGTGCTTTTGCAGTTGTAACTAAATATATTGGTGGGGTAGATGCTATTGTAAATTTAGGTCTAAATTATTTTGATTTGCGTTTTTTACCTTTAGGTGTTTTTCTTGTTGCTTCATTTTTATCAACTGCATCCGGAACTTCGGTTGGTTCAATCGTTGCTTTAGGCCCGATTGTTATGGGATTTCATGAGGTAACTCCAGAATTGTTGCCTTTATTAGCTGGCGCTTTACTTGGCGGATCTATGTTAGGAGATAATCTTTCTATGATTTCAGACACAACCATAGCTGCAACGCAATCTTTAGATTGTGATTTAAAAGATAAATTTAAAGTAAACCTTTATATTGCTTTACCAGCAGCCGTTGTTACGGTTATTATTTTATTATTTATAGGATTTACCGCACCAAATATTACAGCCGAATTACCCGTTGTAGCAGTAAATTATTGGACAATAATTCCGTACCTATTGGTAATTGTATTAGCAATTTTAGGATTAAATGTTTTTGTTACCTTATTTATTGGTATTCTTTTTTCTGGGCTAATCGGATTTAGTTTCGGAAGTTTAAATTGGATTACTTACTGCACCGAAATTTATAATGGATTTTTAAGCATGATCGATATTTTTTTACTGTCTTTGCTTACTGGTGGATTAGCAGCTATGGTAGAAAAACAAGGCGGAATAGCATTTTTAGTTTCTAAAATTAAAAAATTAATTAAAACGCCAAAATCAGCTCAGGTTGGTATTGGAGTAATTACTTCGTGTATTAATTCAGCTATTGCAAATAATACCGTATCAATTGTAGTTGCAGGGCCAATTGTAAAAGATATTTCAGATGAATATCAAATCGATAATCGTAAATCGGCAACCATAATGGACATTTTTTCATGTATTATTCAAGGCTTGTTACCTTATGGGGCACAAGTTTTATTGTTGTTGAGTTATGAAGGTACACAACTAAGTTATGGTCAACTTTTTATTTCTTCTTTCTACTTGTATATTTTATTAATTTTTACCCTAATTGCTATTTATTTTAAACCAGTAGATAGATATTTATCTAAAATGAGATAA
- a CDS encoding GNAT family N-acetyltransferase, protein MKIDVKANFCLELVTIQDAPAIFDIIATQKLYLGQWLPFIKHTNQVSDTENWIASLLQKPKEALEFTFAMKVNQQIIGLISLLRTDLANNKTEIGYWVSESFSGQGFTTLATQAICNYAFNTLHFNRITIKCGSLNFASQAIPKKLGFTFEGIERQAEQLQPNLFHDLHVFSLLKSEYQSITFNCD, encoded by the coding sequence ATGAAAATTGATGTTAAGGCAAACTTTTGTTTAGAATTGGTTACCATACAGGATGCGCCAGCTATTTTTGATATTATTGCTACTCAAAAATTGTACTTAGGGCAGTGGTTGCCATTTATAAAACATACCAACCAAGTAAGCGATACCGAAAATTGGATTGCCAGTTTGTTGCAAAAACCAAAAGAAGCTTTAGAATTTACATTTGCTATGAAAGTGAACCAGCAAATAATTGGCTTAATTTCTTTATTACGGACCGATTTGGCAAACAATAAAACTGAAATTGGTTATTGGGTTTCAGAAAGTTTTTCTGGACAAGGGTTTACAACCTTAGCAACCCAAGCTATTTGTAATTATGCTTTTAATACGTTGCATTTTAACAGAATAACCATTAAGTGCGGTAGTTTAAATTTTGCAAGCCAAGCCATTCCTAAAAAATTAGGATTTACTTTTGAAGGAATTGAAAGGCAAGCCGAACAATTGCAACCTAATTTATTTCATGATTTGCATGTTTTTTCACTTTTAAAAAGTGAATATCAGTCCATAACATTCAACTGCGATTAA
- a CDS encoding nitroreductase family protein produces the protein MTLIQNLNWRHAVKAYDATKKVSQENIDKIVEAARLAPTSSGLQPFKVIVVENQEIKEKLVEGSLNPECMRDCSHLLVFAGWDKYTPERIDYIYDLTTSERGLPQGRFNSYTDKIKAKFGSLSDAENHNHVANQVYIALGLALAQAAELKVDTTPVGGFDKKVIDDVLKLHDLNLKSVVLMYVGYADAEKDWVGPMKKVRLPKEEFVIEIK, from the coding sequence ATGACATTAATTCAAAATTTAAATTGGAGACATGCTGTTAAAGCATATGATGCAACCAAAAAAGTTTCTCAAGAAAATATAGATAAAATAGTTGAAGCAGCACGTTTAGCACCAACATCATCCGGTTTACAACCTTTTAAAGTTATTGTTGTTGAAAACCAAGAAATTAAAGAAAAATTAGTTGAAGGATCATTAAACCCTGAATGCATGCGCGATTGCTCGCATTTGCTTGTTTTTGCTGGTTGGGACAAATATACGCCTGAAAGAATTGATTACATTTATGATTTAACTACTTCAGAACGCGGTTTGCCACAAGGACGTTTTAATAGCTATACAGACAAAATTAAAGCTAAGTTTGGAAGCCTTTCTGATGCAGAGAATCATAACCACGTAGCCAATCAAGTTTATATTGCTTTAGGTTTAGCCCTGGCGCAAGCTGCCGAATTAAAAGTTGATACTACACCCGTGGGTGGATTTGATAAAAAAGTAATTGATGATGTTTTAAAACTACACGATTTAAACCTTAAAAGCGTTGTTTTAATGTACGTGGGTTATGCTGATGCTGAAAAAGATTGGGTTGGCCCAATGAAAAAAGTTAGATTACCTAAAGAAGAATTTGTAATTGAAATTAAGTAA
- a CDS encoding DUF805 domain-containing protein → MFQWYKKVVFENYANFNGRARRKEYWYFALANIIVSFVVGFICGLLSLPDAIMSAYSLVILIPSIAVAVRRMHDVNKSGWFVLIPIYNLILACTEGTIGDNRFGKDPKGKGESIDDIGTQQ, encoded by the coding sequence ATGTTTCAGTGGTATAAAAAGGTAGTTTTTGAAAACTACGCAAACTTTAATGGAAGGGCAAGAAGAAAAGAATATTGGTATTTTGCTTTAGCAAATATAATCGTGTCTTTTGTAGTTGGTTTTATTTGCGGACTATTAAGTTTACCAGATGCAATTATGAGTGCTTATTCTTTAGTTATTTTAATTCCAAGTATTGCAGTAGCTGTTAGAAGAATGCATGATGTAAATAAAAGTGGTTGGTTTGTTCTAATCCCTATTTATAATCTAATTTTAGCTTGTACTGAAGGAACAATTGGAGATAATAGATTCGGAAAAGATCCTAAAGGAAAAGGAGAATCAATCGATGATATTGGAACTCAACAATAA